GATCGCGTTGCACCCCTTCCCGGGAAACATCGGCTCCACGCATGTCGGAACCGCGTCCGCACACCTTGTCCAATTCGTCGAGGAAGACGATACCTGATTGCTCGACTCGTTCCACGGCATGGCGTTGCACGGTATCCCGATCCACCAGCTTGCTGGCCTCTTCGTCCACGAGAACCTTGCGCGCCTCGCCGATGGGCAGGCGCCGTTTGCGGGTGCGCCCCCCCATGAGGCCCCCCAGCATCTCCTGGATGTTGATCCCCTCCATGCCCTGGGGCGTGAAAACCTCCAGGGTGGGACCGTTGCGGGCTTCGCGGATTTCGACTTCGATCTCCTGCTGATCCATCTTGCCTTCGCGCAACATTTTGCGAAATTTTTGCCGGGTGCCGGAGTCGGGTGGTGGGGAGACCGGCGCCGTCTCCTTCTCCTCCTGCTGGCCGAACAGGGCGCCAAGCGGATTGCCGACCGATTGCCGACTGGGTGGCGACGGCAGCAGAATATCCAGGATGCGATCTTCCGCAATATCCTCGGCCCGACCCTGGACCCCTTTTTTGGCGCTCTCCAAAAACATTTTGACCGCCATGTCGGTCAGGTCGCGAATGATGGACTCCACATCCCGTCCCACGTAGCCGACTTCGGTAAATTTGGTGGCTTCGACCTTGATGAACGGGGCATGCGCCAGCTTGGCCAAGCGACGGGCGATTTCAGTTTTGCCGACGCCGGTGGGACCGATCATTAAAATATTTTTGGGGTAGATCTCTTCGCGCAGGGCAGGGGCCAACTGGTGCCGGCGCCAGCGATTGCGCAAGGCCACGGCCACCGCCCGTTTGGCGGCGCCTTGACCGATGATGTAGCGGTCCAGTTCGGAAACGATTTCACGCGGGGTAAACTCGGACATTTACAACTCTTCGATGGTCAGGTTGCGGTTGGTGTAGATGCAGATGTCAGCGGTGATCAGCAAGGCCTGCTCGGTGATCTGACGTGCCGGCAGATCGGTATGGGCCAGCAGGGCACGGGCGGCGGCAAGGGCATACTGTCCCCCGGAGCCGATGGCGATGAGACCATCTTCGGGTTCCAATACGTCTCCGGTGCCGGAGATCAGCAAGCTGGTGGTGCGGTCAGCCACGGCCAGCATGGCCTCCAGGCGGCGCAAAATCCGATCTGTTCGCCAATCCTTGGCCAGCTCCACGGCGGCCCGGATCAGAATGCCGCCATGTTTGGACAGCTTGCTTTCGAAACGGTCAAAAAGGGTGAAGGCATCGGCGGTCGCCCCGGCAAACCCGGCCAAAACCTTGCCATCATGGACCGAGCGCACCTTGCGGGCATTGGCTTTGACCACCGTGTTGCCCAGGGTCACCTGGCCATCACCCCCCATGACCACATGGTCGCCGCGTCGGACCGAAAGAATGGTGGTGCCTTTAAACATGGGGGCCTCTGCTCTTCGTAACGCCTTGCGGGGTGTCGTGTTATTCAAGCTCCATACATGACTCTATTTTCACCAGGTTGGCAAGGAGAGATCGTCAGAGTTTTCGTTGCACATTGACGACAATGAGCTGTTTGGTGGATACAGAAGCCATCTGTTCCTTGTCTGTGGTGGCGTACTCCGTGGTTCTTTGCCTTTGACAATCAATCCATGAACACATCTCGACCCCCTGGTGATCCGCAAACCCGCCTCAACCTGTTTTTGACGCCATCCCACGTTTGTGGATATTTGCCCGGTGAACACTCCTCGACCCTGTTTGTCGATCCGGCCACGGTCATGCATCCGGCGCTCTACGAGCAGCTTCTGGAACGGGGATTTCGCCGCAGTGGGCAACACGTCTACCGGCCTTTTTGCGCGTCGTGCCAGGCTTGTGTTCCCGTTCGCATCCCGGTGAATCTGTTCCAGGCGAGTCGCAATCTGCGCCGGGTATGGCAGCGCAACGCCGATTTGCAGACACATGACATGGTTCCGGTTTATCACCCGGAATATTTTCACCTTTACAGCCGCTATCTGACGCATCGCCATCAGGGCGGTCCCATGGACAATCCCCAGCCCGAGACTTTTCTGGATTTTCTTGCCAGCTCCTGGTCGCACACCCACTTTTACGAATTCCGTCTGCGCGGCTGTCTGGTCATGGTCGCCGTGGTGGATGAACAGCCCAACAGCCTGTCAGCTACCTACACTTTTTTCGACCCGGAGTTGGCCACCCGAAGCCTGGGAACCTACGCCATCCTGTGGGAGGTGGAACGGGCGCGCCAGCAGGGCAAGGGTTACCTCTATCTGGGATATTGGATCGCCAACTGTCGAAAAATGCTCTACAAGAGCCGGTTTCGTCCCATGGAGGCTTTCGACGACTCCGTTTGGAAGGAACTTGTCGAACCGAGCCTGCATTCTCAACCCCCGGATATTCCCCTCTCTCGGTGATAAGGATTTGGTTTGGTGGCCGAAACGATGACCACGGCCCACCAGATTTTCTGTCAAGCAGTCCCCTCCATTTGAACGGTTGCCAGGCCCATGCTTACGATCACCAAACCGGATCCTTTTGCAGGAAATCCCCTTTTTGTTCGCTATGGGCAGGCGGTCAGCCGGCTTTTTGCCGAGACCACGAGGGAGGTGACTCCGGATCAGGTGACCGCAACCCTGGGGATCGAGGCGCTTCCGGGCGGGGATCGCTTCCATGAGGCTAAACAGTTATCCAATTACCATGATCCCGCTGATCTGGATTTCATGCGCACGACCATTTGCGAGTTGAAAAACAAACTCGTCCAGGAACAGGAAGAGAGTGATCAAGGAACGGCCTGTTCGGGAGAAAACCTCCGCTACCAAACTCCGGTCACGCAAAAATTGAAGGAGTTTCGTGAAGCCCTGGACAAAAAAAACGAGGCCATGCTGGAGGAAAATCCGTTTTACGAACTGGCCGGGCTTCTCTGGCGCTCGCATCTGCGGGCCATACAAAAAGCATTTGCGGAGCATGTCGCCACCGGTCTCGACGGAATGCCCCACCCCATCAAGGTGGCGCGGTCATTTCTCCAGATATGGAGAAGCCGGCGGGAGGTCACAAGCCTACGCGAGAAATCCGTTGAAATTGTGGGAAAGATTGCTTCCATCGGCAAATGGACGCTGGGTTTGCTTCTCTTCGTTGGTTCCACCTTGACCACGGCCAAGGGTGTATCCGACCTTGTGCAACTCCCCGCTCTTGGAAATTTTTTCGGTGGATACCTGGCCAGCAGTCAGCACGAACACCTGCGCATGGTTTTTTCGATCATGACAGGCCTGACGCTCTCCTCGGTCATTCTGGATTTTAAATCTCGTTTGTTTCAGGGGGTTGCCGAGACAGGCCGGGTCTTCCCAGGCTATTGGCTGACATTCAGGATCAACCCCCGTTGGACAGTTATCGCCTTGTTCCTGACCATGCTCTCCATATGGACCAATTATGATGGCATCGTCCTCATCTTGTCCAAGACCGAAGATCTTTCCTGGCAATGGAAAAAGATTCAAAAACAGGTGGAGACCGGCATGGGGGACAGTTCGTCCGCCCGTGCGGACAACCCAAGTTCTCTCTGGGATCTGCATGCCCTGCTGGATAAAAACATGGCCCAGGCGGTCGCCAGATTTCATCAGGTACCCCTGGATGAAATGTCGGGAGCCGCTTCCAGCGGCATCGCCGTCAAGGGCCCCCGCTATTGGGGAAAATACCATATTGTCCATGGAGAATACCAACCTGGCCACCGGGACGTGAGCAGCCAGTTTCCCAACTCCAGCGTGGCTGCACAAATTGACGGCATGCTGCGTGGTTCCAGGTTGAACCTTCAGGTTTCCCTCGAAAAACAAATGTTGGATCTGCTGGTAAACTATCGGCAACATCTATTGCAAACCCAAGACCTGGTTCAACAAAAAATGGGCGCCTTGGAACGAATGATGTCCATCCAAAGCTTCTCCTTTCGGGAACTCTATACCTTTTTTTCTCTGGAGTCCTATCACGTTGACAACAAGGTCAAAGAGATCGTTGGTAGCTTGGAAAACAGCAAGGCGCGTTTCACGGAAGTGGTCGAGCAACTGAATCGCCTCACTTCGCAATATATCGCCCTTCTTGTCCAGGTGGACCAGGCGGGTGGGGTGGTCCGCAACAAATACGACATCAAAATCGATATTCAGATTCCTTCCCTGGAATCCATCGACCAACTGAAACAGGGAAAAATTCCCGGGGTACAACGTCGTAATCTTGAAGAACTCAAAGGAATTCTTCTGGAACGTCATGGACTGGCCCTCGGAGGCACATTTCTCTTTCTCATTCTGTTCGTCGCCATCAGCATGGATCTTTCCGACCCCATTTTTTACAGCGCCATGGTTGCGCGCTGGGGTCGGCGGGACCGGCGATTTTTGGATGAAAATCTCCAGCGTTTTGAAAAGTGGGAAAAGGAGCTTGTGCAAAATTTCCG
This sequence is a window from Magnetococcales bacterium. Protein-coding genes within it:
- the hslU gene encoding ATP-dependent protease ATPase subunit HslU, with protein sequence MSEFTPREIVSELDRYIIGQGAAKRAVAVALRNRWRRHQLAPALREEIYPKNILMIGPTGVGKTEIARRLAKLAHAPFIKVEATKFTEVGYVGRDVESIIRDLTDMAVKMFLESAKKGVQGRAEDIAEDRILDILLPSPPSRQSVGNPLGALFGQQEEKETAPVSPPPDSGTRQKFRKMLREGKMDQQEIEVEIREARNGPTLEVFTPQGMEGINIQEMLGGLMGGRTRKRRLPIGEARKVLVDEEASKLVDRDTVQRHAVERVEQSGIVFLDELDKVCGRGSDMRGADVSREGVQRDLLPLVEGTTVSTKYGMVKTDHILFIASGAFQMAKPSDLLPELQGRLPIRVELTSLVAEDFVRILTEPENALTRQYAALLAVEGITLEFQPDGVQALAKISAKVNEKTENIGARRLHTVMEKLLDDLSFSAPDRRGERVVIDAEYVNAQLKDLAADEDLSRFIL
- the hslV gene encoding ATP-dependent protease subunit HslV; protein product: MFKGTTILSVRRGDHVVMGGDGQVTLGNTVVKANARKVRSVHDGKVLAGFAGATADAFTLFDRFESKLSKHGGILIRAAVELAKDWRTDRILRRLEAMLAVADRTTSLLISGTGDVLEPEDGLIAIGSGGQYALAAARALLAHTDLPARQITEQALLITADICIYTNRNLTIEEL
- a CDS encoding arginyltransferase, whose product is MNTSRPPGDPQTRLNLFLTPSHVCGYLPGEHSSTLFVDPATVMHPALYEQLLERGFRRSGQHVYRPFCASCQACVPVRIPVNLFQASRNLRRVWQRNADLQTHDMVPVYHPEYFHLYSRYLTHRHQGGPMDNPQPETFLDFLASSWSHTHFYEFRLRGCLVMVAVVDEQPNSLSATYTFFDPELATRSLGTYAILWEVERARQQGKGYLYLGYWIANCRKMLYKSRFRPMEAFDDSVWKELVEPSLHSQPPDIPLSR